A region of Jonquetella anthropi DSM 22815 DNA encodes the following proteins:
- a CDS encoding endonuclease/exonuclease/phosphatase family protein has protein sequence MKKFFAALCAIAAACVFQPLPAEAFSLGTFNIEYFAVTGQKRYTPEDCAHLAQTIQDSRADLLSLQEIEGDGAMTYLVARHLPGWRFAGNDTASSQDLYFLWKDSAVQMLSGPDVYFANASFQHDGSTFRLFDRPPLVATFKDKASGFQFTLVNVHLKSQSTRGKSDVVSAKAYNDAKRAAQLEALDRLVSSLNGPIFITGDFNYESPKTAFRLLTLPDGLSSYDATRSSLDHIGYAGLTFSRPPALREAESSIPRRSPGRSQHPDHDIVLLDFILAGGAKK, from the coding sequence ATGAAAAAGTTCTTTGCCGCGCTGTGCGCCATCGCCGCGGCCTGCGTCTTCCAGCCGTTGCCGGCCGAGGCCTTCAGCTTGGGCACGTTCAACATCGAGTACTTCGCCGTGACGGGGCAGAAGCGCTACACGCCGGAAGACTGCGCCCATCTGGCTCAAACGATTCAAGACAGCCGAGCCGACCTGCTGTCGCTGCAGGAAATCGAAGGCGACGGCGCGATGACCTACTTGGTCGCCCGCCACCTGCCGGGCTGGCGGTTTGCGGGCAACGACACGGCGAGCAGCCAAGACCTGTACTTTCTCTGGAAGGACTCGGCAGTTCAAATGCTGTCAGGCCCGGACGTCTACTTCGCCAACGCGTCGTTTCAGCACGACGGCTCGACGTTTCGGCTCTTCGACCGGCCGCCGCTGGTCGCGACCTTTAAGGACAAGGCGAGCGGCTTTCAGTTCACGCTGGTGAACGTCCACCTGAAAAGCCAGAGCACCCGGGGCAAGAGCGACGTCGTATCGGCCAAGGCGTACAACGACGCCAAGCGGGCTGCCCAGCTGGAAGCGCTGGACCGGTTGGTCTCGTCGCTCAACGGTCCGATCTTTATCACCGGCGACTTCAATTACGAGTCGCCGAAGACGGCCTTTCGCCTGCTGACCCTGCCCGACGGCCTGTCCAGCTACGACGCGACCCGCTCGTCGCTGGACCATATCGGCTACGCCGGCCTGACGTTCTCCCGCCCGCCGGCTCTTCGAGAGGCCGAGTCGTCGATTCCCCGCCGCTCGCCGGGCCGAAGCCAGCACCCGGATCACGACATCGTGCTGTTGGACTTCATTTTGGCCGGCGGAGCCAAGAAGTAA
- the cls gene encoding cardiolipin synthase, translating into MNFDWLADLSLLAVQFYTLLSIVIRVASLLSIPLRHPPAVATAWLLVILLWPWPGFLAYALLGSRMLPAVRLQRHRRMAQHLQDIRQQLSHGRRRAPQLPPTLQLTVRLAESLGNMGITSGNLCRYLDTSESFFSHLVSLIDGAKQEVNMIFYIFSDVGPGRAVVSALGRAAARGVTCRLIVDSVGSSEFIRSGGVSRLKELGVQVREALPVRLFRRKAERYDLRNHRKLVIVDRRYAVTGSHNLCDPTFGRRGLVWQDLSVTVEGPVVHQLEYVFLEDWHVETGELLDVSHLLAAPETPGNWSLQTVPSGPSYDTENYLMLVLSAIMGARRQVTITTPYLIPTVSLIQAMQTASRRGVRIRLLVPAKTDHFIVGNAAKAYYSDLLAAGVKIFLYHGGMLHAKTITVDDDLAFVGSSNFDTRSFALNFEISLVLYGTQEAHSLLHIQNRYLRSCVPLNPRRWSLRGRPARAVQALTRLLSPLL; encoded by the coding sequence GTGAATTTCGACTGGCTGGCTGATCTGTCGCTGCTCGCGGTCCAGTTTTACACTCTATTGTCGATTGTCATCCGAGTCGCGAGCCTTCTGTCAATTCCGCTGCGGCACCCGCCGGCTGTGGCAACCGCGTGGCTTTTAGTCATTCTCCTGTGGCCGTGGCCCGGGTTTCTCGCCTACGCCCTGTTGGGAAGCCGAATGCTCCCGGCCGTCAGACTCCAGCGCCACAGGCGAATGGCTCAGCACCTGCAGGACATCCGGCAGCAGCTGTCCCACGGCCGCCGCCGGGCACCTCAGCTGCCGCCGACGCTTCAGCTCACCGTCCGACTGGCCGAGTCGCTGGGGAACATGGGGATCACGTCGGGCAACCTGTGCCGGTATCTGGACACCAGCGAGTCGTTTTTCTCCCATCTGGTGAGCCTAATCGACGGCGCCAAGCAGGAAGTCAACATGATCTTCTACATCTTCTCCGACGTTGGGCCGGGCCGGGCCGTCGTCTCCGCTCTCGGGCGGGCCGCCGCCCGGGGCGTGACCTGCCGGCTCATCGTGGACAGCGTCGGCTCGTCCGAGTTCATCCGAAGCGGCGGGGTCAGCCGGCTGAAAGAGCTGGGCGTCCAGGTCCGCGAAGCCCTGCCGGTGCGGCTGTTCCGGCGAAAAGCCGAACGGTACGACCTGCGCAACCACCGCAAGCTGGTTATCGTCGACCGACGCTACGCCGTGACCGGCTCCCACAACCTGTGCGACCCGACATTCGGCCGGCGAGGACTCGTCTGGCAGGACTTGAGCGTCACAGTCGAGGGCCCGGTGGTCCACCAGCTGGAGTACGTCTTTCTGGAGGACTGGCACGTTGAAACCGGCGAGCTCCTCGACGTGTCCCACCTGCTGGCTGCGCCGGAGACGCCGGGGAACTGGTCGCTCCAGACCGTCCCGAGCGGCCCGTCGTACGACACGGAGAACTACCTCATGTTGGTGCTGTCGGCCATCATGGGAGCGCGCCGTCAGGTAACCATCACGACGCCGTACTTGATCCCGACGGTCAGCCTGATTCAGGCCATGCAGACGGCCTCGCGCCGAGGGGTCCGGATTCGGCTGCTCGTCCCGGCGAAGACCGATCACTTTATCGTTGGAAACGCGGCGAAGGCCTATTACAGCGACCTTTTGGCCGCAGGTGTGAAGATTTTCCTGTACCACGGCGGCATGCTTCACGCCAAGACTATCACGGTGGACGACGATCTGGCGTTCGTCGGCAGCAGCAACTTTGACACCCGGTCGTTCGCGCTCAACTTTGAAATCAGTTTGGTGCTCTACGGCACCCAAGAGGCCCATTCGCTGCTGCACATTCAGAACCGCTATCTGCGCTCCTGCGTCCCTCTGAACCCTCGCCGGTGGTCGCTGCGGGGACGTCCCGCCCGGGCCGTTCAAGCGCTCACCCGGCTGCTCAGCCCTCTTCTATAG